In a single window of the Rhizobiaceae bacterium genome:
- a CDS encoding DUF6101 family protein, with the protein MNSRLKPVWAGRTMRLDPFRLAQTVSFETDDGAGGTTYSINRKGAVIRRLLENSGLPMTIALPPRAFLGVAARALEDGEGNLTVTLELMHDDPELSVPLLVARDLDDVAADWRAWAVEYRLPMLLVEADGTPRTLEESLGGGIALRKPIERRKRRSRVANRRPRFLMRRKTGTLGVRLVVSGQEIIARA; encoded by the coding sequence ATGAACTCCAGACTGAAGCCGGTCTGGGCGGGGCGAACCATGCGCCTCGACCCCTTCCGCCTCGCGCAAACCGTCAGCTTTGAAACCGACGACGGGGCGGGCGGCACGACCTATTCCATCAACCGGAAGGGCGCGGTCATTCGCCGTCTGCTGGAAAACAGCGGCCTGCCGATGACGATTGCGCTTCCGCCGCGCGCCTTCCTCGGCGTCGCTGCGCGAGCGCTGGAGGATGGTGAGGGCAACCTCACCGTCACGCTCGAACTGATGCATGATGACCCGGAGCTTTCGGTGCCGCTGCTGGTGGCGCGCGACCTCGACGATGTTGCCGCCGACTGGCGCGCCTGGGCGGTGGAATACAGGCTGCCCATGCTGCTGGTCGAAGCCGACGGCACGCCGCGTACGCTGGAGGAATCGCTCGGGGGTGGCATCGCCCTGCGCAAGCCCATCGAGCGCCGCAAGCGCCGCAGCCGCGTCGCAAACCGCCGCCCGCGCTTTCTCATGCGCCGCAAGACCGGCACGCTCGGCGTGCGGCTTGTGGTGAGCGGGCAGGAAATCATCGCCCGCGCCTGA
- the purD gene encoding phosphoribosylamine--glycine ligase, whose protein sequence is MNVLLLGSGGREHALAWKLAASPLLGTLYAAPGNPGIAAEAELVGLDMDDHAAIAAFCKEKNIGLVVVGPEAPLVAGLADALRAAGTRVFGPSKDAARLEGSKGFTKELCARFNIPTGAFGRFDNAAAAKAYVGQHGAPIVVKADGLAAGKGVTVAMTEAEALFAIDACFAGAFGGAGAEVVVEEYLEGEEASFFCLCDGKTALPFGTAQDHKRVGDGDTGPNTGGMGAYSPAPVMVASMIERTMREIVEPTMRGMAEIGSPFSGILFVGLMITGDGPKLIEYNVRFGDPECQVLMMRLKDDLLVLLNAATDGQLEHMSVRWRDETALTVVMAANGYPGTPEKGSAIHGLEAAADTGATIFHAGTALNGDGIVANGGRVLNVTATGKTVREAQAAAYRAVDALDWPGGFCRRDIGWRAVERENS, encoded by the coding sequence ATGAACGTCCTTCTGCTCGGCTCCGGCGGTCGTGAACATGCGCTTGCGTGGAAGCTCGCGGCCTCGCCGCTCCTTGGCACGCTCTACGCCGCGCCTGGAAATCCGGGGATTGCCGCGGAGGCCGAACTGGTTGGCCTCGACATGGACGACCACGCCGCCATCGCGGCGTTCTGCAAGGAAAAGAACATCGGCCTCGTCGTCGTCGGTCCCGAAGCGCCGCTGGTCGCGGGGCTTGCCGATGCGCTGCGGGCAGCCGGGACCCGGGTTTTCGGACCGTCGAAGGACGCCGCGCGCCTTGAGGGTTCGAAGGGCTTCACAAAGGAACTGTGCGCCCGCTTCAACATCCCGACCGGCGCGTTCGGCAGGTTCGACAATGCCGCCGCCGCGAAAGCCTATGTCGGTCAGCACGGCGCGCCGATTGTGGTGAAGGCCGACGGGCTGGCGGCAGGCAAGGGCGTCACCGTCGCCATGACGGAGGCCGAGGCCCTGTTCGCAATCGACGCCTGCTTCGCGGGCGCTTTTGGCGGGGCAGGGGCCGAAGTCGTGGTCGAGGAATACCTCGAAGGCGAGGAGGCGAGCTTCTTCTGTCTGTGCGACGGCAAAACGGCGTTGCCCTTCGGCACTGCCCAGGACCACAAGCGCGTCGGCGACGGCGACACCGGCCCGAACACGGGCGGCATGGGCGCATATTCGCCCGCTCCCGTCATGGTTGCGTCGATGATAGAGCGTACCATGCGCGAAATCGTTGAGCCGACCATGCGCGGCATGGCCGAGATCGGCTCACCATTTTCGGGCATCCTGTTCGTCGGGCTGATGATCACCGGCGATGGCCCGAAGCTCATCGAATACAATGTCCGTTTCGGCGATCCCGAATGCCAGGTGCTGATGATGCGGCTCAAGGATGACCTTCTGGTGCTGCTCAACGCGGCGACCGACGGCCAACTCGAGCATATGAGCGTGCGCTGGCGCGATGAAACGGCGCTGACCGTTGTCATGGCCGCCAACGGCTATCCGGGCACGCCGGAAAAGGGCAGCGCCATTCATGGGCTGGAGGCCGCAGCGGATACCGGCGCGACCATTTTTCACGCGGGAACCGCGCTGAACGGCGACGGTATCGTCGCGAATGGAGGCCGCGTGCTCAATGTCACCGCGACCGGCAAGACCGTGCGCGAGGCGCAAGCCGCCGCCTACCGCGCCGTGGATGCCCTCGACTGGCCGGGCGGCTTCTGCCGCCGCGACATCGGCTGGCGGGCGGTCGAGCGGGAAAATTCCTAG
- a CDS encoding muramidase, which translates to MTRIISGLICALAAICCGFPVGASDFSKPWTRPDRALVLDAYEYNELDWRELTTDKRIVGFINKASDGLPPPYFCAGQETEYKLCKALWKRHAVARELFHTRRTLAKALGLKWGAYHLARPGNPLEQARNFLDFAEPEPDDVMALDIEENDPTQWMSLDDAEIFVREINRRTGRFPVLYTNGVTAKHIADNAGRYRLLSRLPLWYARYKPEIGMHFPKGNWESYTLWQFASQTNCSKRACPYRVKGAGNDIDVNVSTLAPDALRKAWPFGGLVNQRMELVASVPVPFPREKALAGEVEIIFAAVANLPKASENWPQDVAVAAISPPGDTMLGLASAYIGSAIDAGQAAIQRLLAGREPAVDPTMTASTKPSAPRRYEMPVFLLTQDEGFDALLAPGAAPSIF; encoded by the coding sequence ATGACGCGGATCATTAGCGGGCTTATTTGCGCACTGGCGGCGATTTGCTGCGGGTTTCCGGTCGGCGCATCCGATTTTTCGAAACCCTGGACGAGGCCCGACCGCGCGCTCGTCCTCGACGCCTATGAATATAACGAACTCGACTGGCGCGAGTTGACCACCGACAAGCGCATCGTCGGCTTCATCAACAAGGCATCCGACGGTCTGCCGCCGCCCTATTTCTGCGCAGGCCAGGAAACCGAATACAAGCTTTGCAAGGCGCTGTGGAAGCGCCATGCCGTGGCGCGCGAACTTTTCCACACGCGGCGCACGCTGGCCAAGGCGCTCGGCCTGAAATGGGGCGCGTATCATCTCGCAAGACCCGGCAATCCACTCGAGCAGGCGCGCAATTTCCTCGATTTCGCGGAGCCGGAGCCGGACGACGTGATGGCGCTGGACATCGAGGAAAACGACCCCACGCAATGGATGTCGCTCGATGATGCGGAAATCTTCGTCCGCGAGATCAACCGGCGCACGGGCCGGTTCCCCGTGCTCTACACCAACGGCGTCACTGCCAAGCACATTGCCGACAATGCCGGACGTTACCGCCTGCTGTCGCGCCTGCCGCTCTGGTATGCGCGCTACAAGCCTGAGATCGGCATGCATTTTCCGAAAGGCAACTGGGAAAGCTACACGCTGTGGCAGTTTGCCTCCCAGACGAATTGCAGCAAACGCGCCTGCCCCTATCGCGTGAAGGGCGCGGGCAATGACATCGACGTGAATGTCTCCACGCTCGCGCCCGACGCGCTGCGCAAGGCATGGCCCTTCGGCGGCCTGGTGAACCAGCGCATGGAGCTTGTGGCCAGCGTGCCGGTTCCTTTCCCCCGCGAGAAGGCACTCGCCGGAGAAGTGGAGATCATCTTCGCGGCTGTCGCAAACCTGCCGAAGGCGAGCGAAAACTGGCCGCAGGACGTTGCGGTGGCAGCGATCAGCCCGCCCGGCGACACGATGCTCGGTCTCGCCTCGGCCTATATCGGCTCCGCGATCGACGCCGGGCAGGCAGCGATCCAGCGGCTGCTGGCCGGGCGGGAACCTGCCGTCGACCCGACGATGACGGCCTCGACCAAACCTTCCGCGCCGAGGCGATACGAGATGCCCGTGTTCCTGCTGACGCAGGATGAAGGTTTTGACGCCCTGCTCGCGCCGGGCGCCGCGCCCTCTATCTTCTAG
- a CDS encoding BA14K family protein codes for MRKLLLSLCAAAFTVGTAVSTAGPVAAAPIIPLVKATPGGDVIQIQDRRRQYDLWRAQPVRPPQPRRGYYQYRGNPYYNGHRGYSYYRPGYRRYNDFWFPAGAFVAGALLGGALAAPAPVYREPPRGMYSDAHVRWCYNRYRSYRAYDNTFQPYNGPRQQCYSPYS; via the coding sequence ATGCGAAAGCTTCTTCTTTCCCTCTGTGCTGCCGCTTTCACGGTCGGCACGGCGGTATCGACCGCCGGTCCGGTAGCGGCTGCACCAATCATTCCCCTCGTGAAAGCAACGCCGGGTGGCGATGTGATCCAGATTCAGGATCGCAGGCGTCAGTATGATCTGTGGCGTGCACAGCCCGTGCGGCCGCCTCAGCCTCGGCGCGGCTATTATCAGTATCGCGGCAACCCGTATTACAACGGGCATCGCGGCTACAGCTACTATCGACCGGGGTATCGCCGGTACAACGACTTCTGGTTCCCGGCGGGTGCCTTCGTGGCAGGCGCGCTGCTGGGCGGAGCGCTTGCGGCGCCTGCGCCCGTCTATCGTGAGCCGCCGCGCGGCATGTATTCCGACGCGCATGTGCGCTGGTGCTACAATCGTTATCGGTCCTACAGGGCTTATGACAACACGTTCCAGCCCTATAACGGGCCGCGCCAGCAGTGCTATTCGCCTTACAGCTAA
- a CDS encoding crotonase/enoyl-CoA hydratase family protein gives MSEHIEVTRESAIQVIRINRPEKKNALTRAMYAAMVEALRSGDADPAVRCHVFLGVPGAFSAGNDLADFLAIATGGEGGGEVWDFLMALANSQKPMISGADGIAVGIGTTLHLHCDLTFATPRTMFHTPFVDLGLVPEAGSSLIAPLLLGRQAAFALLALGQLFPAERARETGMIHAVVGEAALEDSVLAAARMVASKPPQALKIARDLMRAPRASLIERIQEEGAHFRERLSSDEARAALMAFMSRKK, from the coding sequence ATGAGCGAGCACATCGAGGTCACGCGCGAGAGCGCGATACAGGTCATCCGCATCAATCGCCCTGAAAAGAAGAACGCTTTGACCCGCGCCATGTATGCGGCAATGGTCGAAGCGCTGCGCAGCGGCGATGCCGACCCCGCTGTGCGGTGCCACGTTTTCCTTGGCGTTCCGGGTGCGTTTTCGGCGGGCAACGATCTCGCGGATTTTCTGGCCATCGCGACGGGCGGCGAGGGCGGCGGGGAAGTGTGGGACTTCCTCATGGCGCTGGCAAATTCGCAAAAGCCGATGATTTCCGGGGCAGACGGCATTGCGGTCGGCATCGGCACCACGCTGCACCTGCATTGCGACCTGACTTTCGCCACGCCCCGCACGATGTTTCACACGCCTTTCGTCGATCTTGGCCTCGTGCCGGAAGCCGGTTCGAGCCTGATCGCTCCGCTTCTTCTCGGGCGGCAGGCAGCTTTTGCATTGCTCGCGCTCGGCCAGCTGTTCCCGGCGGAGCGGGCGCGTGAGACCGGCATGATACACGCAGTGGTGGGCGAAGCCGCGCTTGAAGATTCTGTGCTCGCCGCCGCGCGAATGGTGGCGTCAAAGCCCCCGCAGGCATTGAAGATCGCCCGCGACCTGATGCGCGCGCCGCGCGCTTCGCTGATCGAGCGGATTCAGGAGGAAGGCGCCCATTTCCGCGAGAGGCTTTCGTCCGATGAGGCGAGGGCAGCCCTTATGGCGTTCATGTCCCGCAAAAAGTAA
- the ubiA gene encoding 4-hydroxybenzoate octaprenyltransferase, whose product METIQSRAGQGRVADAPSGHWVYRALPRGLWPYAQLARWDRPIGWILLLWPCWWSAAMAATAHAHAGEAISELMPNPWHLLLFLIGSVAMRGAGCTYNDIVDEGIDAQVERTRSRPLPSGQVTRKQAWAFLVAQALVGLAVLLQFNSFTVLLGVASLAVVAIYPFMKRFTDWPQFVLGLAFSWGALMGWAAAFGALDTPALLLYAGSVLWVIGYDTIYAHQDKEDDAIVGVRSTARLFGEHTRLWLYGLYGGALACFAGAFASAVVPMPALAGLLAAGAHMHRQIRTLDIDDADQCLLLFKSNRIVGWLIFLGLVGGGVWVVVKPLF is encoded by the coding sequence ATGGAAACAATTCAATCCCGTGCCGGACAGGGCCGTGTCGCGGACGCGCCGAGCGGCCATTGGGTCTATCGCGCCCTGCCGCGCGGGCTGTGGCCATATGCGCAACTCGCGCGCTGGGACCGGCCCATCGGCTGGATACTGCTGCTGTGGCCCTGCTGGTGGTCGGCGGCAATGGCTGCGACCGCCCATGCGCATGCCGGCGAGGCGATTTCGGAACTGATGCCCAATCCATGGCACCTGCTGCTGTTCCTCATCGGGTCCGTCGCCATGCGCGGCGCGGGCTGCACCTACAACGACATCGTCGATGAAGGGATCGACGCACAGGTGGAGCGCACACGCTCGCGCCCGCTGCCCTCCGGGCAGGTCACACGCAAGCAGGCGTGGGCGTTCCTTGTCGCGCAGGCGCTGGTCGGCCTCGCCGTGCTGCTCCAGTTCAACAGCTTCACCGTCCTGCTCGGCGTCGCCTCGCTTGCGGTGGTGGCAATCTATCCCTTCATGAAGCGATTCACCGATTGGCCGCAATTCGTTCTGGGGCTTGCCTTTTCCTGGGGCGCGCTCATGGGCTGGGCAGCGGCTTTCGGCGCGCTCGATACGCCTGCGTTGCTGCTCTACGCCGGGTCGGTCCTGTGGGTGATCGGCTACGACACGATCTACGCGCATCAGGACAAGGAGGACGACGCCATCGTCGGCGTGCGCTCCACCGCGCGCCTGTTCGGCGAGCATACAAGGCTCTGGCTCTATGGCCTTTATGGCGGTGCGCTTGCTTGCTTCGCCGGCGCATTCGCCAGCGCGGTGGTGCCCATGCCCGCGCTTGCCGGGCTGCTGGCGGCGGGCGCCCATATGCACCGCCAGATCCGCACGCTCGACATCGATGACGCGGACCAGTGCCTGCTGCTGTTCAAGTCGAACCGCATCGTCGGCTGGCTGATTTTCCTCGGTCTTGTCGGCGGCGGGGTGTGGGTGGTGGTCAAGCCGCTGTTCTGA
- a CDS encoding acyl-CoA dehydrogenase — translation MPYRAPVEEIAFTLKHVAGLDAAIDAGRLGDLSGDLVDAILEEAGRFATEEVAPLAVNGDRQGAVYKDAAVTMPDGWRDLYTRWREGGWNALSGPEEFGGQALPTMLGVAALEMWNSASMAFGLGPTLTMGAVEAIEKHASEELKRVYLEKLVSGEWMGTMNLTEPQAGSDLAALRTRAERAGDGSYRIFGQKIFITYGEHDFTDNIVHLVLARLPDAPAGTRGISLFLVPKFLVNPDGTLGARNDAFCASIEHKLGIHGSPTCTMIFGDGFAKDREPGAVGWLIGEENRGLACMFTMMNNARLAVGMQGVAVAEAAFQKALGYANERRQGKAAAYAGEGMAPIVYHPDVQRNLLTMQALTRVARSISYCCAHAADLSRAGGEDAAHWQERVNLLTPVAKAFSTDIGCDVASLGVQVHGGMGFIEETGAAAYYRDARIAPIYEGTNGIQAIDLVTRKLPQGGGAHVRAYIDELRVEVKRLRDSNREGFGGSADAVEAALDDLAASTEYLLSAQGNGKLEDALSGATPYLRLFALAAGGAYLARAALAGEDAARTALCRFFAENLVGESAALRSRVVAGAASLRAAAQSLTIG, via the coding sequence ATGCCATACCGTGCGCCGGTCGAAGAAATCGCATTCACGCTCAAGCACGTCGCGGGACTGGACGCCGCCATCGATGCGGGGCGGCTTGGCGACCTCTCCGGCGATCTTGTTGATGCGATCCTCGAAGAGGCAGGGCGTTTCGCGACCGAGGAAGTGGCTCCGCTTGCCGTCAATGGCGACCGGCAGGGTGCGGTTTACAAGGACGCGGCGGTCACCATGCCGGACGGTTGGCGCGACCTCTACACGCGGTGGCGCGAGGGCGGCTGGAACGCGCTGTCCGGCCCCGAGGAATTTGGCGGGCAGGCATTGCCCACGATGCTCGGCGTGGCGGCGCTCGAAATGTGGAATTCGGCTTCGATGGCGTTCGGTCTCGGGCCGACTCTGACCATGGGCGCGGTCGAGGCCATCGAGAAGCATGCGTCGGAAGAGCTGAAGCGGGTCTATCTGGAAAAGCTGGTCAGCGGTGAATGGATGGGCACCATGAACCTGACCGAGCCGCAGGCAGGCTCGGATCTTGCCGCGCTGCGCACCCGCGCCGAGCGCGCCGGCGACGGCAGCTACCGCATCTTCGGCCAGAAGATTTTCATCACCTATGGCGAGCACGATTTCACCGACAACATCGTGCACCTCGTCCTGGCGCGGCTGCCAGACGCGCCGGCCGGCACGCGCGGGATCTCGCTGTTCCTCGTGCCGAAATTCCTCGTCAACCCGGACGGCACCCTCGGCGCGCGCAATGACGCGTTCTGCGCCTCCATCGAACACAAGCTTGGCATCCACGGATCGCCGACCTGCACCATGATCTTCGGCGACGGCTTTGCGAAAGACCGCGAGCCGGGAGCGGTGGGCTGGCTGATCGGAGAGGAGAACCGGGGACTGGCCTGCATGTTCACCATGATGAACAATGCTCGCCTTGCCGTGGGCATGCAGGGTGTCGCGGTTGCCGAAGCCGCGTTCCAGAAGGCGTTGGGCTATGCCAACGAGCGCAGGCAGGGCAAGGCGGCAGCCTATGCGGGGGAGGGCATGGCCCCCATCGTCTACCACCCGGACGTGCAGCGCAACCTGCTCACCATGCAGGCGCTGACCCGCGTCGCGCGGTCGATAAGCTATTGCTGCGCGCATGCGGCGGACCTGTCGCGGGCGGGCGGCGAGGACGCCGCGCACTGGCAGGAGCGCGTCAACCTGCTGACGCCCGTGGCGAAGGCATTTTCGACGGACATTGGCTGCGACGTCGCCTCGCTCGGCGTGCAGGTGCATGGCGGCATGGGGTTCATCGAGGAAACGGGCGCGGCAGCCTATTATCGCGATGCCCGCATCGCCCCGATCTACGAAGGTACGAACGGCATTCAGGCCATCGACCTCGTGACCCGCAAGCTGCCGCAGGGCGGTGGCGCACATGTGCGCGCATATATCGATGAACTGCGGGTCGAAGTTAAGCGGCTAAGGGATTCCAATCGCGAGGGTTTCGGCGGCAGCGCCGATGCGGTCGAGGCGGCGCTGGACGATCTCGCCGCATCGACGGAGTATCTGCTTTCCGCGCAGGGCAACGGGAAACTGGAGGACGCTCTTTCAGGCGCGACACCCTATCTGCGCCTGTTCGCGCTTGCGGCGGGCGGGGCCTATCTCGCGCGCGCGGCACTTGCGGGCGAGGACGCGGCGCGGACCGCGCTCTGCCGGTTCTTTGCCGAAAACCTCGTCGGCGAATCGGCGGCGCTCAGGTCGCGGGTTGTTGCGGGCGCGGCCAGCCTCAGGGCCGCTGCGCAATCATTGACCATCGGTTGA
- a CDS encoding RT0821/Lpp0805 family surface protein, whose protein sequence is MPGARPFGAALLLLSGLLSAGCTTSMIGLGSDKGVDSSTLTSTVAPADPNTDPETQSDALTVRNAISSADLTSLEGSPLAWANADTGSRGAISAVTEDNEQGVVCRKFKTTRERFDGIALYQGRACMIAPGMWQMTAFAPT, encoded by the coding sequence ATGCCAGGGGCGCGGCCTTTCGGTGCGGCATTGCTTCTCCTTTCAGGTCTCCTGTCAGCCGGCTGCACGACGTCGATGATCGGCCTCGGATCCGACAAGGGCGTCGACTCGTCGACCCTGACCTCGACCGTTGCGCCCGCCGACCCGAATACCGACCCTGAAACCCAGTCCGACGCGCTTACCGTGCGCAATGCCATTTCATCCGCCGACCTCACTTCGCTTGAGGGTTCGCCGCTGGCTTGGGCCAATGCGGATACGGGTTCGCGCGGCGCGATCAGCGCGGTGACAGAGGACAATGAGCAGGGCGTAGTCTGCCGAAAGTTCAAGACGACACGGGAACGCTTCGACGGAATCGCGCTCTATCAGGGGCGCGCGTGCATGATCGCGCCCGGCATGTGGCAAATGACAGCTTTTGCACCGACCTGA
- a CDS encoding DnaJ domain-containing protein — protein sequence MRDPYEVLGVPKAASAKDIKSAYRKLAKQYHPDQNPNDPKAKDQFAAANQAYEILGDEKQRAAFDRGEIGPDGKPLYQGFESAGGGDPFAAFRQRGGDPHFEFRSTGGNPFGDAGPQFGGGGDADDIFSQIFGDAFAGGSGRANARQRKPPRGEDLSATLEISVEEMATSARVSAIFPDGRKLAVKLPAFVEDGQTIRLKGQGLQGPGGSGDALVKIRLRTHPRYRIEGRDLHVDLPVPLRDAVLGATVPVETPTGRLGVKVPAWSSSDKIMRLKGKGLPLKGGGHGDLYAHVRVMLPSGGDPEIEALMRKKAV from the coding sequence GTGCGCGACCCCTATGAGGTGCTGGGTGTGCCGAAAGCGGCTTCTGCGAAGGACATCAAATCGGCCTATCGCAAGCTGGCCAAGCAGTATCACCCGGACCAGAACCCGAACGACCCGAAGGCGAAGGATCAATTCGCCGCCGCCAATCAGGCCTATGAGATACTGGGCGATGAAAAGCAGCGCGCGGCATTCGACCGTGGCGAGATCGGCCCGGACGGCAAGCCTTTGTACCAGGGCTTTGAAAGCGCCGGGGGCGGCGACCCGTTTGCCGCTTTCAGGCAGCGCGGCGGCGATCCGCATTTCGAATTTCGTTCGACCGGGGGAAACCCGTTCGGCGACGCCGGGCCGCAATTCGGCGGGGGCGGCGATGCCGACGACATTTTCAGCCAGATCTTCGGAGACGCTTTCGCCGGAGGCAGCGGGCGGGCGAATGCGCGCCAACGCAAGCCGCCGCGTGGCGAGGACCTTTCGGCCACGCTCGAGATTTCGGTGGAGGAAATGGCGACCTCGGCCCGCGTCAGCGCCATTTTCCCGGATGGCCGCAAGCTTGCGGTGAAGCTGCCCGCCTTTGTGGAAGATGGCCAGACCATCCGCCTCAAGGGTCAGGGCCTGCAAGGTCCGGGCGGTTCGGGCGACGCGCTGGTGAAGATCAGGCTGCGCACCCATCCGCGATATCGCATCGAGGGGCGCGACCTGCATGTCGACCTGCCCGTGCCGCTGCGCGACGCGGTTCTGGGTGCGACCGTCCCGGTCGAAACGCCCACCGGGCGGCTCGGCGTCAAGGTGCCGGCCTGGTCCAGCTCGGACAAGATCATGCGCCTGAAAGGCAAGGGACTTCCGCTGAAAGGCGGCGGCCATGGGGATCTCTATGCCCATGTCCGCGTTATGCTGCCGTCGGGAGGCGATCCCGAAATCGAGGCGCTGATGCGCAAGAAGGCCGTGTAA
- the pdxH gene encoding pyridoxamine 5'-phosphate oxidase — MSELTLTSGDFTEETDPFSLFRAWLEEATASEINDPNAMALATVDPEGLPDVRMVLLKGLDERGFVFFTNFESAKGREILASHKAALCFHWKSLRRQVRVRGSVEVVSDEEADSYFQSRPRNSRIGAWASKQSRPLESRFALEKAVAEFTAKHLVGEIPRPPYWSGFRVLPSSIEFWHDRPFRLHDRVTYKRSDGQTWSKTRLYP; from the coding sequence ATGAGTGAGCTAACCTTAACATCTGGTGACTTCACCGAAGAGACAGATCCGTTTAGCCTTTTCCGGGCATGGCTGGAAGAGGCAACGGCCAGCGAAATCAACGACCCCAACGCCATGGCCCTCGCAACGGTCGATCCGGAGGGTCTGCCGGATGTGCGCATGGTGCTGCTCAAGGGGCTGGACGAGCGCGGCTTCGTCTTTTTCACCAATTTCGAAAGCGCCAAGGGCAGGGAAATACTTGCCTCGCACAAGGCGGCGCTGTGCTTTCACTGGAAATCGCTGAGGCGGCAGGTCCGCGTGCGCGGCAGCGTCGAGGTGGTCAGCGACGAGGAGGCGGACAGCTATTTTCAGTCCCGCCCCCGCAACAGCCGCATCGGTGCCTGGGCATCGAAGCAGTCGAGACCGCTGGAAAGCCGGTTCGCGCTCGAAAAGGCGGTGGCCGAATTCACCGCGAAGCACCTTGTCGGCGAAATTCCGCGCCCCCCGTATTGGTCGGGCTTCAGGGTGCTGCCCTCAAGCATCGAATTCTGGCACGACCGGCCTTTCAGGCTGCACGATCGGGTTACGTACAAGCGCTCCGACGGCCAGACATGGTCAAAAACACGCCTTTATCCTTAG
- a CDS encoding FAD-binding oxidoreductase, with amino-acid sequence MDDALIARFAAIVGERYAVRSTDDIAPYVSEPRGLFGGVAPLVLRPGSVDEVSRIMALATQTRTPIVPQGGNTGLVGGQMPDRTGSQIVLSVSRLNRIREIDTHSNTATVDAGVILETLQQAAAEADRLYPLALASQGSCEIGGNLSSNAGGVGALAYGVARDLCLGLEVVLPTGEVLDDLRKLKKDNTGYDLKDLFVGAEGTLGIITAAVLKLFPKPKGREMAWIGLPSSEAALTLFGRANDAAGTGLTMFELAHRLPMECVARHFPSPPCPIPLEHEWYVLMEISSGRSSQDARDLIEAILGSALEEGVIENAAIAASLTQARDFWQLRENMPEAQKPEGASIKHDISVPVAAIPEFIARAGEAVHGVSPDGRVICFGHMGDGNLHYNVSQPVGADEAAFFALYKPVNHVVHEVVRSFGGSISAEHGIGVLKRDELIATAPPVAIDLMRRIKTAFDPAGIMNPGKVI; translated from the coding sequence ATGGATGATGCGCTGATTGCCCGGTTTGCCGCGATTGTCGGTGAGCGCTACGCGGTGCGTTCGACCGACGACATCGCGCCCTATGTGTCGGAGCCGCGCGGGCTCTTCGGGGGCGTGGCGCCGCTGGTGCTGCGTCCCGGCAGTGTCGATGAAGTCAGCCGCATCATGGCGCTGGCGACGCAGACGCGCACCCCCATCGTGCCGCAGGGCGGCAATACCGGGTTGGTGGGTGGCCAGATGCCGGACAGGACGGGCAGCCAGATCGTGCTGTCGGTCTCCCGGCTGAACCGCATCCGCGAGATCGACACCCATTCCAACACAGCGACCGTCGATGCGGGCGTGATCCTCGAAACGCTCCAGCAGGCCGCCGCCGAGGCGGACCGGCTCTATCCGCTGGCCCTTGCCTCTCAAGGCTCGTGCGAGATCGGCGGCAATCTTTCCTCGAATGCGGGCGGGGTCGGCGCGCTGGCCTATGGCGTGGCGCGCGACCTGTGCCTTGGCCTTGAGGTCGTGCTGCCGACGGGCGAGGTGCTGGACGATCTGCGCAAGCTCAAGAAGGACAATACGGGCTACGACCTGAAAGACCTCTTCGTCGGGGCGGAGGGCACGCTCGGGATCATCACCGCCGCGGTGCTGAAGCTGTTTCCCAAGCCGAAAGGCCGCGAGATGGCGTGGATCGGCCTGCCGTCGTCCGAAGCCGCGCTTACCCTGTTCGGCAGGGCAAACGATGCCGCGGGTACGGGGCTCACCATGTTCGAGCTTGCGCATCGCTTGCCGATGGAATGTGTCGCCCGGCATTTTCCCTCGCCGCCATGCCCCATCCCGCTCGAACATGAGTGGTATGTGCTGATGGAAATTTCATCCGGGCGTTCGTCACAGGACGCGCGCGATTTGATCGAAGCCATTCTCGGATCGGCGCTGGAAGAGGGCGTGATCGAGAACGCCGCGATTGCGGCGAGCCTGACCCAGGCGCGCGACTTCTGGCAATTGCGGGAAAACATGCCTGAGGCACAGAAGCCGGAAGGCGCGTCGATCAAGCATGATATTTCCGTGCCCGTCGCGGCGATACCCGAGTTCATCGCGCGCGCCGGAGAGGCGGTGCATGGCGTCAGCCCCGATGGGCGCGTCATTTGCTTCGGCCATATGGGCGACGGCAACCTGCACTACAATGTCAGCCAGCCGGTCGGCGCGGATGAGGCCGCCTTCTTTGCGCTCTACAAGCCTGTGAACCACGTGGTGCACGAGGTCGTGCGCTCCTTTGGAGGTTCCATTTCGGCGGAACATGGCATTGGCGTGCTGAAACGTGACGAACTGATCGCGACCGCGCCGCCGGTTGCTATCGACCTGATGCGGCGCATCAAGACGGCATTCGATCCTGCGGGCATCATGAACCCCGGCAAAGTCATATAA